A region of [Bacteroides] pectinophilus DNA encodes the following proteins:
- a CDS encoding DegT/DnrJ/EryC1/StrS aminotransferase family protein: MEKTMDIRFSPPDITEEEIQAVAEVMRSGWITTGPKTKQLEKEIAAYVHSAGCACLNSETAALECALRVCGIGEGDEVIVPAYTYTASASVVCHVGAKLVLVDIAKDSFHIDYDAVEAAVTENTKAIIPVDIAGVMVDYDRLRTIAEAKKSLFRPSGDLQSAVGRILIITDSAHGFGASRKGFMSGECADFTAYSFHAVKNFTTGEGGAITWRHIDGIDDADIYKQFMLLSLHGQSKDALAKTQLGAWEYDIVAPYYKCNMTDIMAAIGLAQMKRYPGMLARRKHIINEYTKGLADCNVKVLKHYSDQDEQLGSASSILLDSVDDGTGDEYVSSGHLYLVNLVGQTPEYRNEAIKKMAQLGVATNVHYKPLPMHTAYKNLGFKIEDYPNAYERYANEITLPLHTCLTDEEVEYVIAAFNSVVRG; the protein is encoded by the coding sequence ATGGAAAAGACAATGGATATAAGATTTTCACCTCCTGATATAACAGAGGAGGAGATTCAGGCAGTCGCGGAAGTAATGCGTTCAGGATGGATTACGACAGGTCCTAAGACCAAACAGCTTGAAAAGGAGATTGCCGCATATGTGCATTCGGCAGGGTGTGCATGCCTTAATTCAGAAACAGCGGCACTTGAGTGCGCACTTCGTGTATGTGGCATAGGTGAAGGTGACGAGGTTATCGTTCCTGCATATACATACACAGCTTCGGCAAGTGTAGTATGTCATGTGGGTGCAAAGCTTGTTCTCGTAGATATTGCAAAGGATTCATTTCACATTGATTATGATGCTGTGGAAGCAGCGGTTACGGAAAATACCAAGGCAATTATTCCGGTCGACATAGCCGGAGTTATGGTTGATTATGACAGGCTGAGAACTATTGCAGAGGCTAAGAAGTCGTTATTCAGACCATCAGGTGATTTGCAAAGCGCAGTCGGAAGGATACTTATTATAACAGATTCAGCTCATGGCTTTGGGGCTTCACGCAAAGGATTTATGAGCGGTGAGTGTGCAGATTTTACAGCATATTCATTCCATGCAGTAAAGAACTTTACTACAGGTGAAGGAGGTGCAATTACATGGAGGCATATAGACGGCATTGATGATGCAGATATCTATAAGCAGTTCATGCTTCTGTCACTTCACGGACAGTCCAAGGATGCACTTGCCAAGACACAGCTGGGGGCATGGGAATATGATATAGTTGCTCCATACTACAAATGCAATATGACTGATATAATGGCTGCAATCGGCCTCGCTCAGATGAAGCGCTACCCTGGAATGCTTGCCAGAAGAAAGCATATCATAAACGAATATACAAAGGGACTTGCAGACTGTAATGTAAAGGTTCTCAAGCACTACTCGGATCAGGATGAGCAGCTTGGAAGTGCATCATCAATACTTCTTGACAGTGTTGACGATGGTACGGGGGATGAATATGTATCAAGCGGTCATCTTTACCTTGTTAACCTTGTCGGACAGACTCCGGAGTACCGCAATGAAGCCATTAAAAAAATGGCACAGCTCGGTGTCGCAACTAATGTTCATTATAAGCCGCTTCCTATGCATACAGCATATAAGAATCTTGGATTTAAGATTGAAGATTACCCTAATGCGTATGAGCGGTATGCCAACGAGATAACACTTCCTCTTCATACATGTCTTACGGACGAAGAGGTTGAATATGTTATAGCTGCATTCAACAGTGTTGTACGTGGATAA
- a CDS encoding glycosyltransferase family 2 protein — translation MFLTVCVIAYNEEKTLPLILADISGQDYEHSSIEVVLVDSASTDSTKKIMQEFAACNKDFAAVKVIDNPKRTLPCGWNEALRIYSGEAILKVDAHARIPKDFVTKNVNALERGEDIVGGERPNVIDDDTPWNRTLLMAESSMFGSSIAPYRRNPGPAYVKSMFHAAYRRRVFDKIGGFNEKLGRTEDNEIHYRMRKAGFRLCFDPDIISYQHIRSSLPKMLKQKYSNGYWIALTTGVCPECLSLYHYVPFAFVMAIIVLGIARTLTQCIEPLSAAAMGVTVITAIMWGAYWLLAVAMAVLAVVTAKPEQRSLPDILLPVLFFLLHVSYGLGTLAGFVQLPAFVRQYKKQ, via the coding sequence ATGTTTTTGACAGTGTGTGTTATTGCATATAACGAGGAAAAGACACTGCCGCTTATTCTGGCGGATATAAGCGGACAGGACTATGAACATTCGTCTATAGAGGTTGTGCTCGTTGACAGCGCCTCGACCGATTCAACCAAAAAGATTATGCAGGAATTTGCTGCCTGCAATAAGGATTTTGCAGCTGTTAAGGTTATAGACAATCCCAAGAGGACACTGCCGTGCGGATGGAATGAAGCACTGCGCATATACAGTGGCGAAGCGATACTTAAGGTAGATGCGCATGCAAGGATTCCGAAGGATTTTGTGACTAAGAATGTAAATGCGCTCGAACGCGGCGAAGATATTGTCGGCGGTGAGAGACCTAATGTCATAGATGATGACACGCCATGGAACAGAACCCTGCTTATGGCGGAAAGCTCGATGTTTGGCAGCAGCATAGCACCTTACAGGCGTAACCCGGGACCGGCTTATGTAAAGTCAATGTTTCACGCTGCATACAGGCGCAGGGTGTTTGATAAGATAGGCGGATTTAACGAGAAGCTTGGAAGAACAGAGGATAATGAGATTCATTACCGCATGCGTAAAGCGGGATTCAGGCTGTGCTTTGATCCTGATATAATCTCATATCAGCACATAAGGAGCAGTCTTCCCAAGATGCTTAAGCAGAAATACTCCAATGGGTACTGGATAGCTCTTACAACAGGCGTGTGCCCGGAATGTCTGTCTCTTTATCATTATGTCCCGTTTGCATTTGTTATGGCTATAATTGTTCTGGGAATTGCACGTACACTTACACAGTGCATTGAACCTTTATCTGCAGCTGCAATGGGAGTAACAGTTATTACAGCTATTATGTGGGGAGCCTACTGGCTGCTTGCGGTTGCGATGGCGGTGCTTGCGGTTGTGACGGCAAAGCCTGAGCAGAGAAGCCTGCCGGATATACTGCTGCCGGTACTGTTTTTTCTGCTTCATGTAAGCTATGGATTAGGGACACTGGCAGGGTTTGTACAGCTTCCGGCATTTGTGAGACAGTACAAAAAACAATAG
- a CDS encoding glycosyltransferase family 39 protein has product MGIGLRIRQYLTGICVFVSAAVFTSNAVAYDFMPVDIVYYIIAGAACLVIVSELSNFISLKRLAEIAFVCILPAAFAFSSMYNNASHIRNDDAVFQGLFWLIYIPLLFIINCLLRAADSVSTLTIKDICGFIRRNIWIGAVLIIVILSRLIFMDTLQRWDAGEYYARFIKGIKYFSYSSFSDFLNNFTLCGHPTLAFSMVYMIGELAFPQQIKGVLIVNMVLTVIAVWCLYRIIMHVFCNSTPARAAVYAFIISFAPLFYGTFGYFNPDYALAVFAVIALYGYVYELPVITGFACLLCIYTKETGLVIVAGLTMGIFTDHLLRNPGCRGIVSIFKDMKLYFMLAAVISYRFYTKAIGGLTNWSQTTESGTGIRWDNNGFNCLGINEAHIITKLKQQFILNFNWILAALITAGIIYAAVMIIRKNSNAYKDSHANKDAETGNKGDMLKLCGVFGILAAFTAFSCLYITAAMARYNVVGDIMLYVLGLACLDMMISNAAMYIPSAGIAVMLIAQCFYTVDPLTVAAFGGVDTGSGKMVYVGIEDGDRYYGDYLIYNTQYLWIDRVMDKLLADSDYDGTQDIILFNDYGGSQIAGNDPLYYYNWDKRLKKRVFYSNENTVKMSYIVGDILADNMKLQSRAIVVFIPYMHNDEEKAMHRLNIFYNAGPRQSAYDRHGRIDYYNLVRLKKYRFIRG; this is encoded by the coding sequence ATGGGCATAGGGCTTAGAATTCGTCAGTATTTAACAGGAATATGTGTGTTTGTATCTGCCGCGGTGTTCACATCGAATGCCGTGGCTTATGATTTTATGCCTGTTGATATTGTCTACTACATAATAGCGGGAGCGGCCTGTCTGGTTATTGTCAGTGAGCTTTCCAATTTCATATCACTTAAGAGACTTGCAGAGATAGCTTTTGTCTGTATTCTGCCGGCTGCTTTTGCATTTTCTTCAATGTATAACAATGCATCACACATAAGAAATGATGATGCGGTTTTTCAGGGGCTGTTCTGGCTCATTTATATTCCACTGCTTTTTATAATAAATTGTCTCCTGAGGGCGGCAGACTCTGTTTCAACGCTGACAATAAAAGATATATGTGGCTTTATCCGCCGCAATATCTGGATAGGAGCGGTGCTTATAATAGTTATACTCTCACGCCTGATATTCATGGATACACTCCAGAGATGGGATGCAGGGGAATATTATGCAAGATTTATAAAAGGAATAAAGTATTTCTCATATTCGTCTTTCAGTGATTTCTTAAATAATTTTACACTGTGCGGTCATCCGACACTTGCATTCAGCATGGTTTACATGATAGGGGAACTTGCATTTCCACAGCAGATTAAGGGTGTCCTTATTGTAAATATGGTGCTTACGGTTATTGCTGTCTGGTGTCTGTACAGAATAATAATGCATGTTTTTTGCAATTCAACACCGGCAAGAGCGGCGGTTTATGCATTTATAATATCATTTGCACCACTGTTTTACGGAACTTTTGGATATTTTAATCCGGATTATGCACTTGCCGTATTTGCGGTAATTGCACTATATGGATATGTATATGAACTCCCGGTTATAACCGGTTTTGCATGCCTTCTTTGCATATATACTAAGGAGACAGGGCTTGTAATAGTTGCAGGGCTTACCATGGGAATATTTACCGACCACCTGTTAAGGAATCCCGGCTGTAGAGGGATTGTAAGTATTTTTAAGGATATGAAGCTGTACTTCATGCTGGCAGCAGTTATAAGCTACCGGTTCTACACTAAGGCGATAGGAGGACTTACCAACTGGTCGCAGACTACGGAATCGGGTACGGGAATCAGATGGGATAACAATGGCTTTAACTGCCTTGGAATTAATGAGGCACATATTATAACTAAGTTAAAGCAGCAGTTTATACTTAACTTTAACTGGATACTGGCGGCGCTGATTACTGCAGGAATAATCTATGCGGCAGTTATGATTATACGCAAAAACAGTAACGCCTATAAGGACAGCCATGCCAATAAAGATGCTGAGACCGGGAACAAAGGTGACATGCTTAAGCTGTGTGGTGTGTTTGGAATCCTTGCGGCATTTACTGCATTCTCATGTCTGTACATAACGGCGGCAATGGCAAGATACAATGTTGTCGGAGATATAATGCTGTATGTGCTTGGACTGGCATGTCTGGATATGATGATTTCAAATGCTGCAATGTATATTCCGTCTGCCGGAATTGCGGTTATGCTTATTGCACAGTGTTTCTATACGGTCGATCCCCTGACAGTCGCGGCATTCGGCGGGGTTGATACGGGAAGTGGAAAGATGGTGTATGTGGGGATAGAAGATGGTGACAGATATTATGGAGACTATCTTATATATAACACGCAATATCTGTGGATTGACAGGGTTATGGATAAGCTGCTTGCGGATTCGGATTATGACGGCACGCAGGATATAATTCTGTTCAATGATTACGGTGGCAGCCAGATTGCAGGCAATGACCCTCTGTATTACTATAACTGGGATAAACGGCTAAAGAAGAGAGTGTTCTACTCCAATGAAAATACTGTAAAGATGAGCTATATTGTCGGGGACATTCTTGCGGATAATATGAAACTTCAGAGCAGAGCGATAGTAGTATTCATTCCTTATATGCATAATGATGAGGAAAAAGCAATGCACAGGCTGAACATTTTCTATAATGCAGGTCCGCGCCAGTCAGCATATGACAGGCACGGACGGATAGACTATTATAATCTTGTTCGTCTCAAAAAATACAGATTTATACGTGGATAG
- a CDS encoding sugar transferase, translating to MLLKKWDMLPAFMQTESVREYYDILSHKKISLIVKRLFDIAASFVLLIIMSPFMLIIALLIKADSHGPVFFRQERVTQYGRTFRIFKFRTMVDGADRKGSLVTVGNDSRITRMGQLLRKIRLDELPQLINVLTGDMTFVGTRPEVRKYVEAYTDEMNATLLLPAGITSRASIRYKDEDELLDGADDVDKVYTQEVLPGKMAYNLESIKGFSCISELATMFETVAAVFM from the coding sequence ATGCTTTTGAAAAAGTGGGACATGCTTCCGGCATTTATGCAGACGGAGAGTGTCCGGGAATATTATGATATATTGTCACATAAAAAGATAAGCCTTATTGTGAAGCGGCTTTTTGATATTGCCGCTTCGTTTGTGTTACTTATCATTATGAGTCCTTTTATGCTGATAATAGCACTTCTGATAAAGGCAGACTCGCATGGTCCTGTATTCTTCCGCCAGGAGAGGGTTACGCAGTATGGAAGAACATTCAGGATATTTAAGTTCCGCACGATGGTTGATGGAGCAGACCGTAAGGGCTCACTTGTAACGGTTGGCAATGACAGCCGTATAACAAGAATGGGGCAGCTGCTGCGCAAGATAAGGCTTGATGAACTGCCGCAGCTTATTAACGTGCTGACCGGAGATATGACATTTGTGGGGACAAGACCTGAGGTGCGTAAGTATGTGGAAGCATATACGGACGAGATGAATGCCACACTGCTTCTTCCTGCCGGAATTACTTCGAGAGCAAGTATCAGATATAAGGATGAGGACGAGCTCCTAGATGGGGCAGATGACGTTGATAAGGTATACACACAGGAAGTTCTTCCTGGAAAGATGGCGTATAACCTCGAGAGTATAAAAGGTTTCAGCTGTATCAGTGAGCTTGCTACAATGTTTGAGACAGTCGCAGCTGTATTTATGTAA
- a CDS encoding polysaccharide biosynthesis protein: MNQTKKDMIQLFVRRVCLIAMDIVLINMSVLLALLMRFNVTISSIPEEYIYKYEQFMIPFTLIALVVFWFCRIYHSLWEYASITELYKIVEACTITEVIHVCVTMMLELGLPRSTYFMTWVFLVVSVSASRFMYRFIRTGLNRYRTTDDDIRIMIIGAGNATNVLIREISISHYLANSRVVCVIDDNPNKVGKYIHGIKVVGTRDDIKEMAKQYDVDEIIFAIPSASPENRRDILSICKETDCELKILPGVYQMVDGEINIKDIRRVDVLDLLGRNPVEVDIESIMGYVKDKVVLVTGGGGSIGSELCRQLVSHKPRKLIIFDIYENNAYDIQQELCINHADANVETLIGSVRNVGRLEDIFKKYHPDIIYHAAAHKHVPLMEVSPNEAVKNNVIGTYNVARMADKYGAEKFVLISTDKAVNPTNVMGATKRICEMIVQSFNEKSDTDYVAVRFGNVLGSNGSVIPLFKKQIEAGGPVTVTDPNIIRYFMTIPEAVSLVLQAGAYARGGEIFVLDMGEPVKIDDLAKNLIRLSGYTLGVDMNIVYTGLRPGEKLYEELLMDEEGLQETANKLIHIGKPIDFDKENFAHNLARLEKSAYDETEDIRSIIKEVVPTYQPRQQQ, encoded by the coding sequence ATGAATCAGACTAAGAAGGATATGATACAGTTATTCGTAAGGCGTGTATGCCTGATAGCGATGGATATAGTCCTTATCAATATGTCGGTATTACTCGCGCTTCTGATGCGATTTAATGTTACGATATCAAGTATACCGGAAGAATACATTTACAAATATGAGCAGTTCATGATACCATTTACGCTCATTGCCCTTGTGGTGTTCTGGTTCTGCAGAATCTATCACAGTTTATGGGAATATGCAAGTATCACTGAGCTTTATAAGATTGTTGAAGCATGTACGATTACGGAAGTCATACATGTGTGTGTGACAATGATGCTGGAGCTTGGCCTCCCGAGAAGCACATATTTTATGACATGGGTTTTCCTGGTTGTGTCGGTAAGTGCCAGCCGTTTTATGTACAGGTTCATCCGTACCGGTCTTAACAGATACCGTACAACGGATGATGACATAAGAATTATGATTATAGGTGCGGGTAACGCTACCAACGTGCTTATACGAGAGATTTCAATAAGCCATTATCTTGCCAACAGCCGCGTTGTATGCGTGATTGACGATAATCCCAATAAGGTCGGTAAGTATATACACGGAATAAAGGTTGTCGGAACGCGTGATGATATCAAGGAGATGGCAAAGCAGTATGACGTCGACGAGATTATATTTGCAATTCCGTCAGCCTCTCCGGAGAACCGCAGGGATATCCTGAGTATCTGTAAGGAGACAGACTGCGAACTTAAGATTCTGCCGGGTGTATATCAGATGGTAGACGGAGAGATTAATATTAAGGATATCAGGCGTGTTGATGTTCTTGACCTTCTCGGACGTAATCCTGTCGAGGTAGACATTGAGTCAATAATGGGCTATGTTAAGGACAAGGTTGTGCTTGTTACAGGCGGCGGCGGTTCTATCGGAAGTGAGCTTTGCAGACAGCTTGTCTCACATAAGCCGCGCAAGCTTATTATATTTGATATATATGAGAATAATGCATATGACATACAGCAGGAGCTGTGTATCAATCATGCCGATGCCAATGTTGAGACTCTTATAGGCTCAGTCCGTAATGTTGGAAGACTTGAGGATATATTCAAGAAGTACCATCCGGATATTATATATCATGCGGCAGCGCATAAGCATGTTCCGCTTATGGAAGTAAGTCCTAACGAAGCCGTTAAGAATAATGTTATCGGAACATACAATGTTGCAAGAATGGCAGACAAGTATGGGGCAGAAAAGTTCGTTCTTATCTCTACGGATAAGGCAGTTAATCCTACTAATGTAATGGGCGCAACGAAGAGAATATGTGAGATGATTGTGCAGTCATTTAATGAGAAGTCTGATACGGATTATGTTGCAGTAAGATTCGGCAATGTACTTGGAAGTAACGGAAGTGTTATTCCGCTCTTCAAGAAGCAGATTGAGGCAGGCGGTCCGGTAACGGTAACTGATCCTAATATCATAAGATATTTTATGACGATTCCCGAAGCAGTATCACTTGTACTTCAGGCCGGAGCTTATGCCAGGGGCGGAGAGATATTTGTCCTCGATATGGGAGAGCCGGTCAAGATTGATGATCTTGCCAAGAATCTCATAAGACTTTCGGGATATACACTTGGAGTTGACATGAACATCGTTTATACGGGACTTCGTCCGGGTGAGAAGCTTTATGAGGAACTTCTTATGGATGAAGAAGGACTTCAGGAGACGGCTAACAAGCTTATCCACATTGGCAAGCCGATTGATTTTGACAAAGAGAATTTCGCACATAATCTTGCACGTCTTGAGAAGAGTGCATATGATGAGACGGAGGATATCCGTTCTATAATTAAGGAAGTAGTACCGACATACCAGCCAAGACAACAGCAGTAA
- a CDS encoding PEGA domain-containing protein: MKPVYIIKEYMGKFINRSKEACRMAGAIILAVVMSFSLIACSSGKSSSNIIKGGDILPIASKASESGEAAANPDEISITGVLTYIDGTSQKMHYMDVQSGNEYEVSYSGGTDIKSRYDSVITTARLSLGTIYDVTCNRDGWAKSIHESDKAWKISQITGFSADERERTAVISSRTYKYARSAVVMSGSERIQLSEIMKQDAVTVCGIDSTVYSVSVDKGHGYLKLTGVDDFLGGYVDIGTQMVCVVEKDMLLTVPEGEYKVQIQNTNRSMSAGKTVRIEKDTDVTLDFSEYRTRAAQNGLVEFSVTPAGAVMYIDGTQVSYEQPVSLEYGRHTVVLRSNNYMAYEEVFYVTQSYEKKIIDMTISKSSQPGKSTTKPSQTSAGNNNRSTAASTSGNAIVNGTVKNLTEGYYVSIKGPQGAAVYVNNYYVGIAPVTVDKKAGTMVMTFTMVGKQTKSYSVEIANSTGDVSYEFPALPDSQPVSSVAVD; this comes from the coding sequence ATGAAACCAGTATACATAATTAAAGAATATATGGGAAAGTTTATTAATAGAAGCAAAGAGGCATGCAGGATGGCGGGAGCAATTATACTCGCGGTTGTCATGTCTTTTTCGCTTATTGCGTGTTCGTCAGGGAAAAGTTCTTCCAATATAATAAAAGGCGGAGATATACTTCCGATCGCAAGTAAGGCGTCTGAGTCCGGCGAGGCGGCAGCTAATCCGGATGAGATAAGTATTACGGGTGTGCTTACGTATATTGATGGTACATCGCAGAAGATGCATTATATGGACGTTCAGAGCGGTAATGAATATGAGGTATCATATTCGGGAGGAACTGATATAAAGAGCAGGTATGATTCAGTTATAACTACGGCAAGACTTAGTCTGGGAACAATATATGATGTTACATGCAACCGCGACGGATGGGCAAAGAGCATACATGAATCGGATAAGGCATGGAAAATATCACAGATTACAGGTTTCTCTGCTGATGAGAGAGAGAGAACGGCAGTAATAAGTTCCAGAACGTATAAGTATGCAAGGTCAGCCGTGGTCATGTCCGGAAGTGAGAGAATACAGCTTTCAGAGATAATGAAGCAGGATGCCGTTACAGTATGCGGAATTGACAGTACGGTCTATTCTGTCAGTGTTGATAAGGGGCATGGATACCTTAAGCTTACAGGAGTTGATGATTTCCTTGGAGGCTATGTTGATATAGGAACACAGATGGTATGTGTTGTTGAAAAAGATATGCTGCTTACTGTGCCCGAGGGTGAATATAAGGTTCAGATACAGAACACCAACAGAAGCATGTCAGCAGGCAAAACTGTCAGGATTGAAAAGGATACCGATGTTACACTTGATTTCAGCGAATACAGAACCCGGGCAGCACAGAATGGTCTTGTTGAGTTCTCGGTAACTCCGGCGGGCGCAGTCATGTATATAGACGGAACACAGGTGTCGTATGAGCAGCCTGTATCACTTGAGTATGGCAGGCATACAGTTGTCCTGCGCTCTAATAATTACATGGCATATGAAGAAGTATTTTACGTGACTCAAAGCTATGAGAAAAAAATTATAGATATGACAATATCAAAGTCAAGCCAGCCGGGGAAGTCCACAACTAAGCCATCACAGACTTCTGCGGGAAACAATAACAGAAGTACAGCGGCTTCAACATCAGGTAACGCCATAGTTAACGGTACGGTCAAAAACCTTACGGAAGGCTACTATGTCTCAATAAAAGGACCGCAGGGGGCAGCGGTATATGTGAATAATTATTACGTCGGAATTGCTCCGGTAACAGTTGATAAAAAAGCCGGGACAATGGTAATGACATTTACGATGGTTGGTAAGCAGACTAAGAGTTATTCGGTTGAGATTGCGAATTCAACCGGCGATGTAAGCTATGAATTTCCGGCGCTTCCGGACAGCCAGCCGGTAAGTTCGGTCGCAGTGGATTAA
- the trpE gene encoding anthranilate synthase component I, with amino-acid sequence MLFPTLENAAELLKKYKTVPVFYELLTDSLTPVRMFATLKENYDNCFILESVDNSNQWGRYSFIGLNPKAEIRIHDRKASIISRDGSVTADDASNPSAFFSKIMEQYRSPKFDNMPKLTGGLIGYFAYDMVRYCEDSLVNVPADDLGMDDANMFIYDEIVAYDHLSSKAVIILNLTAEDAKDNGTLAARYDSLGQRAANLGRLLCRYIPEDSAKRRTGSECTIKSNYSKEEFCGMVEQCRRHVLGGDISQVVISQRFEVDNPPDAFDVYRMLRSTNPSPYLYYFDHKDYCIAGASPEMLVSVTDGKVLNRPIAGTYPRGADDEQDAEFEKALLNDPKERAEHTMLVDLGRNDVGRVCSAGSVKVTDFMRVERYSKLMHLVSDVEGTLRDGKNPVDALMSVLPAGTLSGAPKVKAMDIIDSLENVKRGLYGGTVGYLAFNGDIDTCIAIRTVLFRNGKAYVQAGAGIVYDSIPEKEYEETVRKASAVINAIKMAGAE; translated from the coding sequence ATGTTATTTCCAACGCTTGAGAATGCCGCTGAATTATTAAAGAAATACAAGACCGTTCCGGTATTCTATGAACTTCTCACAGACAGCCTTACTCCGGTAAGAATGTTTGCAACCCTTAAGGAGAACTATGATAACTGCTTTATTCTTGAGTCGGTTGATAACTCAAACCAATGGGGCCGCTATTCTTTCATCGGACTTAATCCAAAGGCTGAGATAAGAATACATGACCGTAAAGCCTCCATAATCAGCAGGGACGGTTCGGTAACTGCTGATGATGCCTCCAATCCGTCAGCATTTTTCTCAAAGATAATGGAACAGTACCGCTCGCCGAAATTTGACAATATGCCCAAGCTTACAGGCGGCCTCATCGGTTATTTTGCGTATGACATGGTACGCTACTGCGAGGATTCACTTGTAAATGTACCTGCTGATGACCTTGGAATGGATGATGCCAATATGTTTATCTATGATGAAATCGTTGCCTATGACCACCTTTCATCAAAAGCCGTCATCATTCTTAACCTTACGGCCGAGGATGCAAAGGACAACGGCACTCTTGCTGCAAGATACGATTCGCTTGGGCAGCGTGCTGCAAATCTCGGAAGACTCCTCTGCCGCTATATCCCTGAGGATTCAGCAAAGCGCCGGACCGGCAGCGAATGTACCATAAAGTCCAACTACAGCAAAGAGGAGTTCTGTGGCATGGTTGAGCAATGCCGCCGGCATGTTCTCGGCGGAGATATAAGCCAGGTAGTAATATCACAGAGATTTGAAGTTGATAATCCGCCGGATGCATTTGACGTATACAGAATGCTCCGCTCTACTAACCCTTCGCCTTATCTGTATTATTTTGACCACAAAGATTACTGCATTGCGGGTGCATCTCCTGAGATGCTTGTAAGCGTAACTGACGGAAAGGTTCTCAACCGTCCTATAGCCGGAACTTACCCAAGAGGTGCTGATGATGAACAGGATGCTGAATTTGAAAAAGCACTTCTAAATGACCCAAAAGAACGTGCAGAGCATACAATGCTTGTAGATCTCGGGCGCAACGATGTCGGCCGTGTATGCAGCGCAGGAAGCGTAAAAGTAACGGATTTCATGAGAGTTGAACGGTATTCAAAACTTATGCACCTTGTGTCGGATGTTGAAGGAACTCTACGCGATGGCAAAAATCCTGTAGATGCACTTATGTCAGTCCTCCCTGCCGGTACCCTCTCAGGTGCTCCTAAGGTAAAGGCTATGGACATAATAGACAGCCTTGAAAATGTGAAACGCGGTCTGTACGGAGGCACCGTCGGATACCTTGCCTTCAACGGTGACATTGATACCTGCATAGCTATCCGCACGGTACTCTTCCGCAATGGCAAAGCCTACGTTCAGGCAGGTGCCGGAATAGTGTATGACAGCATACCTGAAAAAGAGTACGAAGAGACCGTGAGGAAAGCGTCGGCAGTGATAAATGCAATAAAGATGGCAGGAGCGGAATGA